The region TGATCAATGCCAGCGATCATCTGGCAGTGAACATCGGCGTGGCACTGCTAAGTCAGGTTCCCGGCAAAGTCTCCACCGAGGTGGATGCCCGTCTCTCCTACGACCGGGGGCTGTGCGTGGCGAAAGCGCGCAAGCTTATTCGCCTGTACGAGCATCAGGGTGTTGACCGTTCCCGCGTGCTGATTAAGCTTGCCTCTACCTGGCAGGGCATCAAGGCGGCGGAAGAGCTGGAGCTCGAGGGGATCCACTGTAACCTGACGCTGCTCTTCTCCTTCGCACAGGCCCGTGCATGCGCCGAAGCGGGCGTGTGGCTGATTTCCCCGTTTGTCGGGCGTATTTACGACTGGTATCGCGACCGCAACCTACTGACCAGCGACGATCCCCAGCAAGACCCGGGAGTGGTCTCTGTCCGTCGGATCTATGACTATTACAAGCAGCATCGTTACCCGACGGTCATTATGGGGGCCAGCTTCCGTAAGGTGGAACAAGTGCTGGCGCTGGCAGGCTGCGACCGTTTAACCATTTCCCCGGTGCTGCTCGACGAGCTGGCAACGCGCGATGGCGAGCTGCCAACGATGCTGAAGCCGCCGGTGATTGCCCAGGAAGCCCCTTCACCGCTCTCGGAGTCGGAGTTTAACTGGCTACATAATCAGGATCCTATGGCGGTGGACAAGCTCGCAGAAGGTATTCGCCTGTTTGCCCAGGATCAGGAGAAGCTGGAGGGGCTGCTGAAGGCGGCGTTTGCCAGAGAGGCGGTTGGGCAGGTGTAACAGTTTTGTCGCCTCGCCCTTCTTCAGGCGTTGGGGAGATGACGGAAGCCCGCACGGCATGAGCCCTGCGGGCTTTTTTGTCTCCTTACTCTACTCAGCCGTTCCTGTCAGACATTCCCGCCGTTATCCCCTTTCAGCTTTTCGCGAACAGGCTAAACACGCCAAGCACTAAAGCACTGTAGAAAATCACCCGGTATACGTTGTCGGAGATTGAAACCCACTTGCGGACAATACCCAGCAGCACCACCACTAACGCCGCGGGATAGATGGCACAGAGGACCGGCACCGCGAACGCAATAAGGGAGTTTAATCCCAGCACGGATATCGCCGCCGAGGCGATAAGGGTACTGGCCACCAGCATGCCGTAGGATAAACCCGTCGCATGGCTAAAATAGCGCGCGGTACCTGTGGTTAGCCCAATCGATGTCACCAGACACGCCAGGGTAATAATTACCGCCAGCAGGTTCCGGCCATATGCGCCAAATACTGTCGCCACATAATGGCTGATGATCTCAAGCCCGTTTGTCGCTGCGGCCACAGGACTATGCGCCCCCATCGACAGATAGCTAATATAAATAAGTATTAATCCCGCTGCGGCAATCCCTGCTGCTGCCGCGGAATATTTCAATATCCCGCGTTGATCTTTAACACCACGCCGCTGGCAGGATGAGAGCAATGATCTGTGGACCACATACCAGCGTATTCAGGAGAACCTGATTAAGGGCGGGCTCAGTGGACGGAGTGCGAAAGGCGGACGAACGCATACCCGTGCCGTGCGCGGTATCGACGGTGATGTGAAGCTTAACCGGGCTCTATGGGTGATGGCGGAAGCGATGCTCTCCGGATTTGAGGCAAACGGATGTTAACTCCGGCTTTATGCGGACACCTCCTGTCCGTTCGCTGATTGATTTCCAGGCAGTTTTTCCTCAAAAAGACTATGAAGCCGCATTCTGATTGCATTCATCCTGCAGAAAAAATACCGCTTCCGCTGTCCGTATCCTGTCCGGCCCTCTCGTTACACTAATCACTTAATTTTCAGTCCATTAACAGGATGGGGAACGCCTCTCATGTCTCAGTCTGAGCGCCGCCATGAGCGCCTTGCGGTCCGCCTGTCGCTGATTATCAGCCGTCTTGTGGCGGGTGAAACGCTGGCCATACAGACACTGGCCGCCGAATTTGGCGTGTCAGTGCGCACATTGCGTCGGGATTTTCGCGAGCGTCTGGCCTATCTCGACCTGGAGTTCCGTAACGGGCAATGTCGTCTGCTATCCGGCAGCCGTCAGAGGGAGCTGACGGTGCAGACCTTCGTCCGTCAGTCCGGTGTGGAGGCGCTTTTTCCGGAGATAGACAACCAGCTGGTCAACTCACTATTGAGTGCCAACGAATCTCCCTGCCTTATCTGGCACAGCACCAACGCCAGAACACAGGCACGGAGTGAAGTTTTTACGCGACTGATTCGCGCCATCACTGAACACCGTCGGGTTACGTTACTGGCAGAAGGTCATCGTTGCACAGGTCTGGCCCCCTATCGACTGGTGTGCAGCGATGGCTGCTGGTACCTGACCGGTGAACATGAAGGACATATATCGGTTTTCACGCTGGGTGATATTCATACGGTCACATTCAATCCTGCGCTTTTTGTCCCAGAGACACAGCTACGTAATCTGTTGTCACACCCCGATTTTCTTCGGGTTTTACCTCACTTTCAGACTTTCCATTCACTTCTCGTTGTCGGTGACAACGGTTTAGCATGCAACAAAACCAGCTAACTCGAAAAAAATGGCAGAGCATCACTGTAGATAAACGTTGGCGAAAATTACTTACACATGCAGTTACACGCAAAAAATCATGATGTAAACAAAGAGGGAGCCTTTACATAACTTATTGATTTAGATGGTGCCGATAATAGGAGTCGAACCTACGACCTTCGCATTACGAATGCGCTGCTCTACCAACTGAGCTATATCGGCCCTGAGAGACCGGTTACGAGCGTAACCACGGGGCAAAAGAGTAGATCTAACCGGGTGATGCGTCAATGCCCTTTTGAATCAAACGGCTATTTTTGCATCACCCGCGATTATTTACGCACGAATGGTATCATCACCGAAGCCGATCCACTTGTAGGTGGTCAGCGCTTCCAGCCCCATCGGACCACGGGCGTGCAGCTTCTGTGTGCTCACCGCCACCTCGGCGCCCAGACCAAACTGGCCGCCATCGGTGAAGCGCGTCGAGGCATTGACGTAAACCGCAGACGAATCCACTTCATTCACAAAACGATCGGCATTGCGCAAGGTGCGCGTCAGGATCGCATCAGAATGTTGGGTTCCGTGTTCACGAATATGCGCAATGGCGTCATCGAGATCCGCAACTACCTTCACGTTCAGATCCAGCGACAAATACTCATCGTCGTACTGCTCCGCGTTAACCGGAACGACCTTCGCCGGACCGTCTTTCAGCAGCGCGAGAGCCTTGTCGTCCGCATGCAGCGTGACGCCGCTTTCCGCCATCTGCTTGCTCAGCGCTGGCAGGAAGGTACTGGCGATGCCCTGATGCACCAGCAGCGTTTCTACCGTATTACAGGTGCTTGGGCGCTGGGTTTTAGCGTTGACGATAATCTTCAGCGCAGGTTCGATCTCCGCGGTGTCATCCACCACGATGTGGCATACGCCAATCCCGCCGGTAATGACCGGAATGGTGGATTGCTCACGGCACAGCTTGTGCAAACCCGCGCCGCCGCGTGGTATCAGCATGTCGATGTATTTGTCCATGCGCAGCATCTCGTTGACCAGCGCACGGTCGGGACTTTCAATCGCCTGCACGGCCCCCGCCGGTAAACCACACTCCTCCAGCGCCTGCTGAATGACGTTTACCGTCGCGGCATTGGTGCGCCAGGTCTCTTTCCCGCCACGTAAAATAGCGGCGTTACCGGTTTTCAGGCACAGGGAGGCGACATCCACCGTCACGTTTGGACGCGCTTCGTAAATCACCCCAATGACGCCGAGCGGCACGCGACGACGCTCAAGACGTAACCCGCTGTCGAGCACCCCACCGTCAATCACCTGCCCTACCGGGTCGGCGAGGTTGCACACCTGACGAACGTCGTCGGCGATACCTTTCAGACGCGCCGGGGTGAGCGCCAGACGGTCGAGCATCGCTTCGCTCAAGCCGTTGCGACGCGCTTCCAGCAGATCCTGCTCGTTGGCGAGCAAAATTTCCTGCGACTGCGATTCCAGATAATCAGCGATTTTTTCCAGCACGCGGTTTTTCTCGCGGCTGGAAAGGAGCGCCAGTTTATAAGAGGCGGCTTTCGCGGCTGCGCCCATTTGTTCCAGCATGTTCTGGCTCCTTAACGAATAATCATGTCGTCGCGATGCACGGCAACCGGGCCATATTCATAGCCCAGGATGGCGTCGATCTGCTGGGAATGGTGGCCAGCAATCCGACGCAGCGCGTCGCTGTTATAACGACTTACGCCATGAGCGATGTCGCGACCTTCAAGGTTACGGATTCGGATCACTTCACCACGCGAGAAGTTGCCTGTCACGCTTTTAATTCCTTTTGGAAGCAATGAGCTTCCTCTTTCCAGAATAGCGGCGGTCGCGCCTTCATCCACGGTCAGTTCGCCAGCCGGGGGCGCGCCAAAGATCCAGCGTTTACGGTTTTCCAGCGGGGATTCCTGGGCGTGGAAGCGCGTGCCCACAGAGAGGCCCTCCATCACATCACCTATCACGCCCGGACGGCTGCCCGCGGCTATGATAGTGTCGATACCGGCCCGGCACGCCACGTCCGCGGCCTGTAGCTTGGTGCCCATACCACCTGTCCCCAGACCAGAGACGCTGTCACCCGCGATGGCGCGCAGCGCATCATCAATGCCGTGAACGTCTTTGATCAGTTCAGCCTGTGGATTGGAACGCGGATCAGCGGTAAACAGCCCCTGCTGATCGGTCAGAAGCAGCAGCTTATCGGCCCCTGCCAGAATCGCCGCCAGCGCAGAGAGGTTATCGTTATCGCCCACTTTGATTTCAGCGGTGGCAACAGCGTCGTTTTCGTTGATGACCGGAACGATATTGTTATCCAGCAGCGCGCGCAGCGTATCGCGGGCGTTCAGGAAACGTTCTCTGTCTTCCATATCCGCGCGCGTCAGCAGCATCTGCCCGACATGAATGCCGTAGATGGAGAACAGTTGCTCCCAGAGCTGGATGAGTCGGCTTTGTCCCACGGCGGCCAGCAGCTGTTTGGAGGCGATCGTCGCGGGGAGTTCGGGGTAGCCCAGGTGTTCACGCCCGGCGGCAATCGCCCCGGAGGTCACAATTACAATACGATGCCCAGCGGCATGCAACTGAGCGCACTGACGTACAAGCTCAACAATATGGGCACGATTCAGGCGGCGCGATCCGCCCGTTAACACACTGGTACCGAGTTTTACCACCAGCGTCTGGCTGTCACTCATGATTCTCTGCCGTTCAACAATAAGGGAAAATGATGTCAGTCAGACGTTTTAGCAGGTGTCAGCCCCGTTGCCAACTGCCTTAGCACCTGACCCGTCACTTTGTTGCGCGGGATCAGGAAGCGTAGCGGCAGATTTTGACAATTTTATTACCGAAAAATTAAAACATACTTTTTTAGACATATTCTTACTTTGTCATAAAACTTTCACCCACGAACGATAAAACCCTTCCTGTTTTTCACGGGGTAATAAGCCGAATCTTATTGCTCAGCGAATATTAGCGCGTTTTTATAAAATCAGGATTGAAAATGAAAAAGAGCACTCTGGCATTAGTGGTAATGGGCGTAGTTGCTTCAGCATCTGTTCACGCAGCAGAAGTTTATAATAAAAACGGTAATAAACTGGATGTGTACGGCAAAGTAAAAGCAATGCACTATCTCAGTGATGATGATGCTAAGGATGGTGACCAGACTTACGTTCGTTTCGGCTTTAAGGGTGAAACGCAGATTAACGATCAGCTGACGGGCTACGGACGTTGGGAAGCTGAGTTCGCAGGTAACAAAGCTGAGAGCGATTCTTCTCAAAAAACACGTCTGGCATTTGCTGGTCTGAAACTGAAAGACTTCGGCTCTCTGGATTATGGCCGTAACCTGGGCGCGCTGTATGACGTCGCCGCCTGGACCGATATGTTCCCTGAGTTCGGCGGTGACGGCCTGGCACAGACCGATAACTTTATGACGAAACGCGCTTCCGGTCTGGCCACATACCGTAATACCGATTTCTTTGGCCTGGTTGACGGTCTGAATATGACCCTGCAATACCAGGGCAAAAATGAAAACCGTGACGTGAAGAAGCAAAACGGTGACGGTTTCGGTACGTCCCTGAGCTATGACTTCGGCGGCAGCGATTTCTCTGTGATTGGTGCGTATGCCAGCTCCGATCGCACCAACGAGCAAAACCTTCAGGCGCGCGGGGAAGGTAAAAAAGCAGAAGGCTGGGCAACCGGTTTGAAATATGATGCCAACGATATTTATCTGGCCACTATCTATTCCGAAACCCGCAATATGGCCCCTATTTCCGGCGGCTTTGCAAATAAAGCGCAAAACTTCGAAGTGGTCGCGCAATATCAGTTTGACTTTGGTCTGCGTCCATCTGTGGGTTACGTGCAGTCTAAAGGCAAAGATATCGAAGGTATCGGCGATGAAGATATCGTGAAATACATCGACGTAGGTGCGACATATTATTTCAACAAAAATATGTCTGCGTTTGTTGATTATAAAATCAACCAGATCGATGACGATAATAAACTGGGCGT is a window of Enterobacter hormaechei ATCC 49162 DNA encoding:
- the tal gene encoding transaldolase; the encoded protein is MTLLEKLKAVTTVVADSGDMNAIREHHPEDATTNPSLILKAAAQPIYQPLIEQAVSLARQQGGSQETQLINASDHLAVNIGVALLSQVPGKVSTEVDARLSYDRGLCVAKARKLIRLYEHQGVDRSRVLIKLASTWQGIKAAEELELEGIHCNLTLLFSFAQARACAEAGVWLISPFVGRIYDWYRDRNLLTSDDPQQDPGVVSVRRIYDYYKQHRYPTVIMGASFRKVEQVLALAGCDRLTISPVLLDELATRDGELPTMLKPPVIAQEAPSPLSESEFNWLHNQDPMAVDKLAEGIRLFAQDQEKLEGLLKAAFAREAVGQV
- a CDS encoding WYL domain-containing protein, translating into MSQSERRHERLAVRLSLIISRLVAGETLAIQTLAAEFGVSVRTLRRDFRERLAYLDLEFRNGQCRLLSGSRQRELTVQTFVRQSGVEALFPEIDNQLVNSLLSANESPCLIWHSTNARTQARSEVFTRLIRAITEHRRVTLLAEGHRCTGLAPYRLVCSDGCWYLTGEHEGHISVFTLGDIHTVTFNPALFVPETQLRNLLSHPDFLRVLPHFQTFHSLLVVGDNGLACNKTS
- the phoE gene encoding phosphoporin PhoE; this translates as MKKSTLALVVMGVVASASVHAAEVYNKNGNKLDVYGKVKAMHYLSDDDAKDGDQTYVRFGFKGETQINDQLTGYGRWEAEFAGNKAESDSSQKTRLAFAGLKLKDFGSLDYGRNLGALYDVAAWTDMFPEFGGDGLAQTDNFMTKRASGLATYRNTDFFGLVDGLNMTLQYQGKNENRDVKKQNGDGFGTSLSYDFGGSDFSVIGAYASSDRTNEQNLQARGEGKKAEGWATGLKYDANDIYLATIYSETRNMAPISGGFANKAQNFEVVAQYQFDFGLRPSVGYVQSKGKDIEGIGDEDIVKYIDVGATYYFNKNMSAFVDYKINQIDDDNKLGVSSDDIVALGLTYQF
- the proA gene encoding glutamate-5-semialdehyde dehydrogenase, yielding MLEQMGAAAKAASYKLALLSSREKNRVLEKIADYLESQSQEILLANEQDLLEARRNGLSEAMLDRLALTPARLKGIADDVRQVCNLADPVGQVIDGGVLDSGLRLERRRVPLGVIGVIYEARPNVTVDVASLCLKTGNAAILRGGKETWRTNAATVNVIQQALEECGLPAGAVQAIESPDRALVNEMLRMDKYIDMLIPRGGAGLHKLCREQSTIPVITGGIGVCHIVVDDTAEIEPALKIIVNAKTQRPSTCNTVETLLVHQGIASTFLPALSKQMAESGVTLHADDKALALLKDGPAKVVPVNAEQYDDEYLSLDLNVKVVADLDDAIAHIREHGTQHSDAILTRTLRNADRFVNEVDSSAVYVNASTRFTDGGQFGLGAEVAVSTQKLHARGPMGLEALTTYKWIGFGDDTIRA
- the proB gene encoding glutamate 5-kinase, translated to MSDSQTLVVKLGTSVLTGGSRRLNRAHIVELVRQCAQLHAAGHRIVIVTSGAIAAGREHLGYPELPATIASKQLLAAVGQSRLIQLWEQLFSIYGIHVGQMLLTRADMEDRERFLNARDTLRALLDNNIVPVINENDAVATAEIKVGDNDNLSALAAILAGADKLLLLTDQQGLFTADPRSNPQAELIKDVHGIDDALRAIAGDSVSGLGTGGMGTKLQAADVACRAGIDTIIAAGSRPGVIGDVMEGLSVGTRFHAQESPLENRKRWIFGAPPAGELTVDEGATAAILERGSSLLPKGIKSVTGNFSRGEVIRIRNLEGRDIAHGVSRYNSDALRRIAGHHSQQIDAILGYEYGPVAVHRDDMIIR
- a CDS encoding branched-chain amino acid transport system II carrier protein yields the protein MKYSAAAAGIAAAGLILIYISYLSMGAHSPVAAATNGLEIISHYVATVFGAYGRNLLAVIITLACLVTSIGLTTGTARYFSHATGLSYGMLVASTLIASAAISVLGLNSLIAFAVPVLCAIYPAALVVVLLGIVRKWVSISDNVYRVIFYSALVLGVFSLFAKS